One region of Chelonoidis abingdonii isolate Lonesome George chromosome 14, CheloAbing_2.0, whole genome shotgun sequence genomic DNA includes:
- the LOC116822015 gene encoding olfactory receptor 6B1-like: MEQDNHTKVWKFILLGFPTILELQVLLFVVFLTVYLLTILQNMDIITLIRTNHHLHKPMYFFLSHLSFLEVWYISVTVPKLLVNFLVENKSISFMSCMAQLYFFIALICTECILLAVMAYDGYVAICHPLCYSAIMSHQLCLQLAVGSWLAGFLISKLKVFFISQLLFCGPNVINHFFCDISPLLNLSCTDMMVAEIVDFIFALIILLIPLSITIASYVCIIGTILCIPTAQGRWKAFSTCASHLTMVVIFFLATLFMYARPRRIHSFNVNKLVSVMYMIVTPMLNSFIYCLRNQEVKRALTKMSCAKNAIPKVFSGDH, encoded by the coding sequence ATGGAGCAGGACAACCACACTAAGGTCTGGAAGTTCATTCTGCTGGGGTTCCCGACCAtcctggagctgcaggtgctgctTTTTGTGGTATTCCTCACTGTGTACCTGCTGACCATCCTGCAGAACATGGACATCATCACCCTGATCAGAACAAACCATCACCTCCACAagcccatgtatttcttcctcagtCATCTCTCCTTCCTGGAGGTTTGGTACATCTCAGTCACTGTTCCAAAACTGCTGGTGAATTTCCTGGTGGAGAATAAGAGCATCTCCTTCATGAGCTGCATGGCCCAGCTCTACTTCTTCATTGCCCTGATCTGCACCGAGTGTATCCTCCTGGCTGTCATGGCCTATGACGGGTATGTGGCCATCTGCCATCCACTGTGTTACTCAGCCATCATGAGCcaccagctctgccttcagctggcagtgggctcctggctggctggcttcctCATCTCCAAGCTGAAAGTCTTCTTCATCTCTCAGCTGTTATTCTGCGGCCCCAATGTCATCAACCACTTCTTCTGTGACATCTCCCCGTTGCTCAACCTCTCCTGCACTGACATGATGGTGGCAGAGATAGTGGACTTTATCTTTGCCTTGATCATCCTGCTCATCCCACTCTCCATCACCATTGCCTCATATGTCTGCATCATCGGCACCATTTTGTGCATTCCcaccgcccagggcaggtggaaagccttctccacctgtgcCTCCCACCTCACTATGGTTGTCATCTTCTTCTTGGCCACCCTCTTCATGTATGCCCGGCCCCGGAGGATCCACTCCTTCAATGTCAACAAGCTGGTGTCAGTTATGTACATGATTGTGACCCCCATGCTAAACTCCTTCATCTATTGCCTGAGGAACCAGGAGGTGAAGAGAGCACTAACAAAGATGTCGTGTGCCAAGAATGCTATCCCCAAGGTCTTCAGCGGTGACCACTAG